The Marinobacter qingdaonensis genome includes a region encoding these proteins:
- a CDS encoding DUF1853 family protein — MDVRSPTNSLLEFRQPAVRHLAWLCSAPPLIHSRLSFQPSDYLPDHYLDLLRDWDRAPETGPALLREPPQKRLGFYFERLYEVLLTDLLGWDILLKNTQIQSNGHTLGELDFVVHNRTDDRIEHHEIAIKYYLGFASNGAPVLWYGPNARDRLDLKSDRLINHQSRRTHQPETLAILAEHGIAGPLTARIFMPGYLFYPLAEALESPSKTPDNHLRGWWDYADNLTGTDTSSWVQLHKPHWVGPWRQDTLPATQEASQEIARINQDQIPRLFSELVPDGQSDGWVEQRRIFVVPSSWPTQGR, encoded by the coding sequence ATGGATGTACGTAGCCCCACCAATAGCCTTCTCGAATTCCGGCAGCCGGCGGTACGCCATTTGGCCTGGCTGTGCTCGGCGCCGCCGCTGATTCACTCCAGGTTGAGTTTCCAGCCTTCCGACTACCTTCCCGATCACTATCTCGACCTGCTTCGGGACTGGGACCGGGCCCCGGAAACCGGCCCCGCGCTTCTTCGGGAGCCGCCGCAAAAACGGCTCGGTTTCTACTTCGAGCGACTCTACGAGGTGCTGCTGACCGACTTACTCGGGTGGGACATTCTGCTGAAAAACACCCAGATCCAGTCCAACGGGCACACCCTGGGCGAACTGGACTTCGTCGTCCATAACCGCACGGACGATCGGATCGAGCACCACGAAATTGCCATCAAGTATTACCTGGGCTTTGCCAGCAATGGCGCCCCGGTGCTGTGGTATGGCCCAAATGCACGGGACCGACTCGATCTGAAAAGCGACCGGCTCATCAATCACCAAAGCCGCCGCACCCATCAGCCAGAAACCCTGGCCATCTTGGCCGAGCACGGCATTGCCGGCCCCTTGACCGCCCGCATTTTCATGCCCGGCTACCTGTTCTACCCCTTGGCCGAAGCTCTGGAGTCGCCGTCAAAAACCCCTGACAACCACCTTCGGGGTTGGTGGGATTATGCAGACAATCTGACTGGCACCGATACGTCGTCATGGGTTCAGCTGCACAAGCCGCACTGGGTTGGTCCTTGGCGACAAGACACACTACCAGCCACCCAAGAGGCATCTCAGGAAATTGCCCGCATCAACCAGGATCAAATTCCGCGCCTTTTCTCGGAGTTGGTTCCCGACGGACAATCCGACGGCTGGGTGGAACAACGTAGGATTTTCGTTGTGCCCTCCTCGTGGCCAACCCAAGGCCGCTAA
- a CDS encoding toxin VasX, giving the protein MNDTLSFNDETLDNALRRRTEYDDQNPGAMVLSVPKRAGGHINLPLIDTVRSSVEQAGHQENTLLRIKPLAALTNNLPVQAGGLTFHTGRGVALLRPGYLYVFRGDVLWRELEIDTKGWMSDVDLQGVRRASDDSAQTGSPARISEGEWLSNVLVPVLLQGRAVIHGIRVAYSEVQWDWRYIRHLEDDPAARRARTTGIDHAWPAATVDDLAFDKGYPASKITSVKGVRARDLGVELMLEDPADFRPEFEAPADQELCTRLKQRLEQIAGDDQRPLNMALNVGPGKDLLDGLRDQKGVVGVSIPDPLFQLRHSLSQLHLALHYLDAVDRSIKHKPMIHSAMLIRQAVFDPLALDGKTDLQKYADAIDKDKLDEALDTREKDHAVAVIDRHLEQLQSLMKSRVLAAVLDDYRACRDLAICEGYLLIADQLNLLQQIPGVLRANGLACEHDLHKSLKRWLFDSDFLADWAPPPPDPDDTDPSNVSEPLHQRLRQLTDDSSEITGEMLDRLNLQSLAYLEKQLHDREEGASGIDKTLLDAGKVGSLVARSLEEWSTAVLKVCERLMAEGAVTQVEIQRVMISVASNFTMADPSLEGISIVSRGSVESSGTILGVRGNGLTLGLTQFDRTEGILTRKNDYLYADLMNGSDDMMGSTSPSRVVDDLDATVVKAAGPASVFYAPAGHAEAKKLGLLKVDWAKRIGKIVDGPAVSRGLVALAAFNVFVELRAAWAASSASDNHLKTFAKGSLGPAADLTAASLKLSIALNAHSVERARATATFRMATRPWFDVKGWWFIGSRLQNLGASTLVRTIGLANFAAGAIGAGLSYWDMRHCLSNKDFDAATGHALALTGGTVFLASPLMHTLLAIPGWGWAMLGMAMVVGGGIYAAHASDGLFEQLLKRGPWGVHSDESASALDDRDFYAQLITLMSPVSVTASKFSDVATDVALSHSDYPPAPDDYVVTVQMPIASSLRLAEENRSGLPPKTLRLVFQEVAYATSQVSGVVPAEAVTSTHLRSTTPLQKVVGRESLPNQSAVRFLVKRELRPNNYESVGYRESVSTALRVGLQAVIDTEAGPIVFPSPVLEDFQAFDLALHGTPPSKRRSFLSPYAQPKSPYWFFTEVAT; this is encoded by the coding sequence GTGAACGATACCCTGAGCTTCAACGATGAGACCCTGGACAACGCCTTGCGCCGACGCACCGAGTACGATGACCAGAATCCGGGCGCGATGGTTTTGTCGGTGCCCAAGCGAGCGGGTGGACACATCAACCTGCCCCTGATCGACACGGTCCGATCGAGCGTCGAGCAGGCAGGACACCAGGAGAACACGCTGCTGCGCATCAAGCCGCTGGCGGCATTGACCAACAACCTGCCGGTGCAAGCCGGCGGCCTGACCTTCCACACGGGCCGGGGTGTCGCGTTGCTGCGACCCGGCTATCTGTATGTGTTCCGGGGCGATGTGCTCTGGCGGGAACTGGAGATCGATACCAAGGGTTGGATGAGCGACGTTGATCTTCAGGGCGTCCGGCGAGCCTCGGACGACTCGGCGCAGACAGGGAGCCCAGCCAGGATCAGTGAAGGCGAGTGGCTGTCGAACGTCCTGGTGCCCGTTCTGCTCCAGGGGCGTGCCGTCATCCATGGGATTCGGGTCGCCTACAGTGAGGTGCAGTGGGATTGGCGCTACATTCGGCACCTGGAGGACGATCCGGCCGCCCGGCGGGCCCGAACCACAGGCATTGACCACGCCTGGCCTGCGGCCACGGTAGATGATCTTGCTTTTGATAAGGGGTACCCGGCGTCAAAGATCACCAGCGTTAAGGGAGTCCGGGCCCGAGACCTTGGGGTCGAGCTCATGCTGGAGGATCCCGCCGATTTTCGGCCCGAGTTCGAGGCGCCGGCGGACCAGGAGCTTTGCACGCGGCTGAAGCAACGCCTGGAGCAGATCGCCGGTGACGATCAGAGGCCTTTGAACATGGCTCTCAATGTTGGCCCAGGTAAGGACCTTTTGGATGGCCTTCGTGACCAGAAAGGCGTGGTAGGCGTCTCCATCCCCGATCCGCTGTTCCAATTGCGGCACTCCCTGAGCCAACTGCACCTGGCCCTCCATTACCTCGATGCCGTGGACCGATCGATCAAACACAAGCCCATGATTCACTCCGCCATGCTGATCCGGCAGGCAGTGTTCGATCCGCTCGCGCTTGACGGCAAAACCGATCTGCAGAAATACGCCGACGCCATCGACAAGGACAAGCTCGACGAAGCGCTGGACACCCGGGAGAAGGACCACGCGGTGGCGGTCATCGACCGTCACCTGGAACAGCTGCAGTCGTTGATGAAAAGCCGGGTGCTGGCCGCTGTCCTGGACGATTATCGCGCGTGCAGGGACTTGGCCATCTGCGAGGGCTACCTGTTGATTGCCGACCAGCTGAACCTCCTTCAGCAGATACCGGGTGTTCTGCGAGCGAACGGGTTGGCTTGTGAACACGATCTGCACAAAAGCCTGAAACGCTGGCTCTTCGACAGCGACTTCCTCGCCGACTGGGCTCCCCCGCCTCCTGACCCTGACGACACTGACCCATCGAACGTCTCGGAACCCCTGCATCAGCGGCTCCGGCAACTGACGGACGATTCGAGTGAGATCACCGGGGAAATGTTGGACCGCTTGAACCTGCAGTCCCTCGCGTACCTTGAGAAACAGCTCCACGACCGTGAAGAAGGCGCGTCAGGCATCGACAAAACACTGTTGGATGCCGGCAAGGTGGGCAGCCTGGTTGCACGTTCCCTGGAAGAATGGAGCACAGCCGTGCTGAAGGTGTGCGAGCGCCTTATGGCGGAGGGCGCAGTGACTCAGGTTGAGATACAGCGAGTGATGATCTCGGTTGCCTCGAACTTCACGATGGCCGATCCGTCGCTTGAGGGCATTAGCATTGTTAGTCGTGGGAGTGTTGAGTCATCGGGCACCATTCTTGGGGTGAGAGGTAACGGTCTGACGCTCGGTCTGACCCAGTTTGACCGGACTGAAGGCATACTGACTCGAAAGAATGACTACCTGTACGCCGACTTGATGAATGGCTCCGATGACATGATGGGCTCAACAAGCCCTTCCAGGGTTGTAGACGATTTGGATGCCACCGTTGTAAAAGCCGCCGGTCCTGCATCGGTTTTCTATGCGCCGGCGGGTCATGCGGAAGCGAAGAAACTCGGGTTGCTGAAGGTCGACTGGGCGAAACGCATTGGAAAGATCGTGGATGGGCCGGCGGTATCGCGTGGGTTGGTTGCCTTGGCAGCGTTTAATGTCTTCGTTGAGCTTCGAGCTGCCTGGGCAGCAAGTAGTGCTTCAGACAACCATCTGAAAACCTTTGCTAAAGGGTCCTTGGGCCCGGCTGCAGATTTGACGGCTGCTTCATTGAAGTTATCAATCGCGCTTAATGCTCATTCCGTCGAACGGGCTCGCGCTACTGCAACGTTTCGAATGGCGACACGGCCTTGGTTCGATGTGAAAGGGTGGTGGTTCATTGGCAGTCGACTCCAAAATCTCGGGGCATCGACACTCGTAAGGACTATCGGTCTGGCGAACTTTGCAGCGGGAGCAATTGGCGCTGGTCTGAGCTATTGGGATATGAGGCACTGTCTTTCGAACAAGGATTTCGACGCGGCAACGGGGCATGCCCTTGCGTTGACGGGCGGAACCGTCTTCCTGGCATCACCCCTTATGCATACGTTGCTGGCCATTCCCGGATGGGGTTGGGCGATGCTCGGCATGGCGATGGTTGTTGGTGGGGGGATCTATGCCGCTCATGCTTCAGATGGTCTGTTCGAACAACTGCTTAAGCGTGGCCCGTGGGGCGTTCACTCAGACGAAAGCGCAAGCGCTTTGGATGATCGTGATTTTTACGCTCAGCTAATCACCTTGATGTCACCTGTTTCGGTTACTGCGAGTAAATTTTCGGATGTGGCGACAGATGTGGCTCTTTCTCACTCAGATTATCCACCGGCGCCTGATGACTATGTCGTCACGGTGCAAATGCCTATCGCGAGCAGCTTAAGGCTCGCTGAGGAAAATCGATCCGGGTTGCCCCCAAAAACTCTTAGATTGGTATTTCAGGAAGTAGCGTACGCAACGTCCCAAGTGTCGGGAGTGGTTCCTGCGGAAGCGGTCACTAGCACCCACCTTCGCAGTACAACACCATTGCAGAAAGTCGTTGGCCGGGAATCTTTACCCAACCAGTCGGCGGTCCGTTTTTTAGTCAAACGAGAGTTACGTCCAAATAACTACGAGAGTGTTGGGTACCGAGAGTCAGTATCGACTGCATTGAGGGTCGGGCTTCAGGCGGTCATTGATACGGAAGCCGGACCGATTGTTTTCCCTTCTCCGGTGTTGGAGGACTTTCAGGCTTTTGATCTAGCCCTGCATGGCACGCCCCCATCGAAGCGTAGATCTTTCCTTTCCCCCTACGCGCAACCTAAATCCCCTTACTGGTTCTTTACCGAGGTAGCAACATGA